A region from the Cydia amplana chromosome 7, ilCydAmpl1.1, whole genome shotgun sequence genome encodes:
- the LOC134649433 gene encoding uncharacterized protein LOC134649433 isoform X1: MGSEHYCLRWNNHQSNLLGVFSQLLHDESLVDVTLACSEGASIRAHKVVLSACSSYFRSLFVDHPSRHPIVILKDVGLEELRTLVDFMYKGEVNVQYCQLPALLKTAESLQVKGLAEMTTLSAAGIDTRNVPEPMDECQSQDTKECQESHERLDGCEKWEREERRDAKDLRDTRDRENKDRDSREAHPRESRESRESHREHREQRDLREHRDHRDVREHREAREPREPREPRENREPRETRAHREVPRDLRDNREIRESKEESSPPRISPLLSVRRFRNENSTEPPIPTHPPLPKDEPPDEPMRPSSPEDDAVSVRSNGAQNENIGINMTINSHGVLGPRYSPVEQRLSVLNAISHPGLPHPSHASLPSPRNEPIAGPSGLPPVQQVPLSLKKEVDWDRSNEDKGGESSTDYRIQHESMCLDMTCSSPSIPSPIPPRSPTALPIWSPLLALQACRLRRYLSDDCMTYQNRHLLHSERRRCGVCLASFPSTWLLERHAALQHASQTSCDDKPFVCEQCGQSYRYRSAYVKHREQNHRARLPADKLFTCDVCGMQFRYLKSFKKHRLNHTLERLHTKNTDQSDSLDQVTSTNEALLGRCGEMDLSIKKKNRPENTRSPPIEVHDEQDSTVDSNGPSDSIVTVDDSTDCRNSSAESESKRDDTPSEERRRVPVSFASVSSIADSSESESRAESKHDSASPHSGIMGFLQNDDRQRDRERRFACPFCGKCVRSKENLKLHVRKHTGERPFVCLFCGRAFGGKSDLTRHLRIHTGERPYHCEACGKCFARADYLSKHLTTHVHNAR; the protein is encoded by the exons GTCGTTCTGTCTGCGTGCTCATCCTACTTCCGTTCGCTTTTCGTGGACCACCCCTCGCGGCACCCCATAGTGATCCTCAAGGACGTGGGTCTGGAGGAGCTGCGGACCCTGGTCGACTTCATGTACAAGGGAGAGGTGAACGTCCAGTATTGCCAACTACCCGCGCTCCTCAAGACTGCTGAGAGTCTTCAG GTCAAGGGTTTAGCTGAAATGACTACATTAAGTGCAGCTGGTATCGATACAAGAAACGTTCCTGAACCAATGGATGAATGCCAATCCCAGGACACTAAGGAGTGTCAAGAGTCCCACGAGAGACTAGATGGATGCGAGAAGTGGGAGAGAGAAGAAAGGCGTGACGCGAAGGACTTGCGGGATACCCGTGATAGAGAAAACAAGGATCGAGACTCAAGAGAAGCTCATCCAAGAGAAAGTCGTGAGTCGAGGGAATCACATAGAGAGCATAGAGAACAGCGAGACTTAAGAGAACATCGCGACCATCGCGATGTGAGGGAGCATAGAGAGGCGAGAGAGCCTAGGGAACCCCGTGAACCCAGAGAAAACAGAGAACCACGAGAAACTCGCGCCCATCGCGAAGTTCCTCGGGATTTAAGGGACAATAGAGAAATTCGAGAGTCTAAAGAAGAGTCATCACCTCCAAGGATATCGCCATTACTGTCAGTTCGGAGATTTAGAAATGAGAACTCCACGGAACCTCCTATCCCAACGCATCCTCCCCTGCCAAAGGATGAGCCGCCTGACGAGCCAATGCGTCCTTCATCGCCAGAGGACGACGCAGTATCTGTAAGATCAAATGGGGCGCAAAATGAAAACATTG GCATAAACATGACTATAAACAGCCACGGCGTGCTGGGGCCCCGGTACTCGCCAGTGGAACAGCGGCTGAGCGTGTTGAACGCGATTTCACACCCTGGTCTACCTCATCCTTCACATGCTTCTTTGCCCAGTCCACGGAATGAGCCAATCGCAGGCCCCTCGGGTCTGCCGCCAGTGCAACAAGTACCTTTG TCTCTGAAGAAGGAAGTCGACTGGGACCGGAGTAATGAAGACAAAGGTGGCGAGTCATCCACAGACTATCGAATACAGCATGAATCT ATGTGTCTGGACATGACATGCAGTTCGCCCAGTATTCCGAGTCCTATTCCACCGCGAAGCCCTACCGCTCTACCGATCTGGTCGCCGTTACTGGCATTACAAGCGTGCCGCCTACGCAGGTATCTTAGCGATGACTGTATGACTTACCAAAACAGGCACCTCCTTCACTCGGAGAGACGCCGCTGTGGAGTTTGCCTCGCCTCTTTCCCCTCCACGTGGCTCCTGGAGCGCCACGCCGCCCTGCAGCACGCATCGCAGACCTCTTGCGACGATAAACCATTTGTCTGCGAACAATGTGGACAAAGCTACAGATATAGGTCCGCTTATGTCAAACACAGAGAACAAAATCACCGAGCCAGGCTACCGGCTGACAAACTATTCACCTGTGATGTCTGCGGAATGCAGTTCCGCTATCTCAAGTCATTCAAAAAACATCGTTTGAACCATACTTTAGAGCGACTTCACACAAAGAACACCGATCAGAGTGACAGTTTGGATCAAGTTACTAGCACAAACGAGGCTTTGCTAGGTCGCTGTGGTGAAATGGACCTTTccattaaaaagaaaaacagaCCCGAAAACACCAGAAGCCCTCCGATTGAAGTTCACGATGAACAAGACAGTACCGTTGATTCGAACGGCCCATCAGACTCCATAGTGACAGTTGACGATTCGACTGACTGCAGGAACTCGAGTGCCGAAAGTGAGAGCAAACGAGACGATACTCCGTCGGAAGAGAGAAGGCGCGTTCCTGTCTCATTTGCCAGCGTTAGTTCTATCGCAGATAGTTCAGAGAGCGAGTCTCGAGCTGAAAGTAAACACGACAGCGCGAGTCCACATTCGGGAATCATGGGATTCTTGCAAAATGACGATAGGCAACGTGATAGGGAGAGGAGATTTGCTTGCCCGTTCTGCGGGAAATGCGTTAGGTCCAAAGAGAATTTAAAGTTGCACGTGAGGAAGCACACTGGGGAGCGACCGTTCGTGTGTTTGTTCTGCGGGCGCGCGTTCGGGGGCAAGAGCGACCTGACTCGGCACCTCCGTATTCACACCGGGGAGAGGCCGTACCACTGCGAGGCCTGCGGCAAGTGCTTCGCGCGGGCCGACTACCTGTCCAAGCACTTGACCACTCACGTGCACAACGCGCGCTGA
- the LOC134649433 gene encoding zinc finger and BTB domain-containing protein 14-like isoform X2, whose amino-acid sequence MGSEHYCLRWNNHQSNLLGVFSQLLHDESLVDVTLACSEGASIRAHKVVLSACSSYFRSLFVDHPSRHPIVILKDVGLEELRTLVDFMYKGEVNVQYCQLPALLKTAESLQVKGLAEMTTLSAAGIDTRNVPEPMDECQSQDTKECQESHERLDGCEKWEREERRDAKDLRDTRDRENKDRDSREAHPRESRESRESHREHREQRDLREHRDHRDVREHREAREPREPREPRENREPRETRAHREVPRDLRDNREIRESKEESSPPRISPLLSVRRFRNENSTEPPIPTHPPLPKDEPPDEPMRPSSPEDDAVSVRSNGAQNENIGINMTINSHGVLGPRYSPVEQRLSVLNAISHPGLPHPSHASLPSPRNEPIAGPSGLPPVQQVPLSLKKEVDWDRSNEDKGGESSTDYRIQHESEYEGSARVRIEEGDRGYPCIHCGAAFPHQSKLTRHILTTHTLDTLKYRDAILGRPLGLPMLGQFADPPYMSMPTEESPIDLDIGPVEPGNVVLCKFCGKSFPDVSSLIAHLPVHTGDRPFKCEFCGKAFKLRHHMKDHCRVHTGERPFRCVLCGKTFSRSTILKAHEKTHYPKYARKFLSPSPVDTEEESPHQ is encoded by the exons GTCGTTCTGTCTGCGTGCTCATCCTACTTCCGTTCGCTTTTCGTGGACCACCCCTCGCGGCACCCCATAGTGATCCTCAAGGACGTGGGTCTGGAGGAGCTGCGGACCCTGGTCGACTTCATGTACAAGGGAGAGGTGAACGTCCAGTATTGCCAACTACCCGCGCTCCTCAAGACTGCTGAGAGTCTTCAG GTCAAGGGTTTAGCTGAAATGACTACATTAAGTGCAGCTGGTATCGATACAAGAAACGTTCCTGAACCAATGGATGAATGCCAATCCCAGGACACTAAGGAGTGTCAAGAGTCCCACGAGAGACTAGATGGATGCGAGAAGTGGGAGAGAGAAGAAAGGCGTGACGCGAAGGACTTGCGGGATACCCGTGATAGAGAAAACAAGGATCGAGACTCAAGAGAAGCTCATCCAAGAGAAAGTCGTGAGTCGAGGGAATCACATAGAGAGCATAGAGAACAGCGAGACTTAAGAGAACATCGCGACCATCGCGATGTGAGGGAGCATAGAGAGGCGAGAGAGCCTAGGGAACCCCGTGAACCCAGAGAAAACAGAGAACCACGAGAAACTCGCGCCCATCGCGAAGTTCCTCGGGATTTAAGGGACAATAGAGAAATTCGAGAGTCTAAAGAAGAGTCATCACCTCCAAGGATATCGCCATTACTGTCAGTTCGGAGATTTAGAAATGAGAACTCCACGGAACCTCCTATCCCAACGCATCCTCCCCTGCCAAAGGATGAGCCGCCTGACGAGCCAATGCGTCCTTCATCGCCAGAGGACGACGCAGTATCTGTAAGATCAAATGGGGCGCAAAATGAAAACATTG GCATAAACATGACTATAAACAGCCACGGCGTGCTGGGGCCCCGGTACTCGCCAGTGGAACAGCGGCTGAGCGTGTTGAACGCGATTTCACACCCTGGTCTACCTCATCCTTCACATGCTTCTTTGCCCAGTCCACGGAATGAGCCAATCGCAGGCCCCTCGGGTCTGCCGCCAGTGCAACAAGTACCTTTG TCTCTGAAGAAGGAAGTCGACTGGGACCGGAGTAATGAAGACAAAGGTGGCGAGTCATCCACAGACTATCGAATACAGCATGAATCT GAGTACGAAGGGTCCGCTAGGGTGCGAATTGAGGAGGGGGACAGAGGGTACCCGTGCATACACTGCGGCGCGGCATTTCCCCACCAGAGCAAACTAACGAGGCACATACTGACCACGCACACACTCGACACTCTGAAGTATCGGGACGCTATACTTGGGCGGCCGCTGGGGTTGCCGATGCTGGGCCAGTTCGCGGACCCGCCTTACATGTCCATGCCTACTGAAGAGTCGCCTATAGATCTGGACATCGGCCCGGTGGAGCCTGGGAACGTGGTGTTGTGCAAGTTCTGTGGCAAGAGTTTCCCGGATGTTTCGTCGTTAATAGCCCACCTACCGGTGCACACGGGCGACCGACCGTTCAAATGTGAATTTTGCGGAAAAGCGTTCAAGCTGAGGCATCATATGAAGGACCATTGTAGAGTACATACTG GTGAAAGGCCATTTCGGTGTGTTTTGTGCGGGAAAACCTTCTCTCGGTCGACTATCTTGAAGGCGCACGAGAAAACCCACTATCCAAAGTACGCGCGAAAATTCCTGTCGCCTAGTCCTGTGGATACCGAGGAGGAAAGCCCACACCAATGA